GCGAGTTTCACACTTTTAAAAGTAGCTAAATTAATTTTTCTAAACTTCTTAGCCAAAAGACATCTTTAGCTACAATTATTATTAATATAAAAATGCCACCATTTTAAATTTAGAGGCGAACATAAAATATGGCACAAGCTGTAGACGCATCAAAGAATCTCCCCAGCGATCCCAGAAATCGGGAAGTTGTTTTCCCTGCATTTCGCGATCCGCAACTGGGAAACCTAGAAACGCCGGTTAATGCTTCTCCCTTGAGCAAGTGGTTCATTAATAACTTACCTGCCTATCGCCCAGGTCTGTCTCCTGCTAGACGCGGTTTAGAAGTTGGCATGGCTCATGGTTACTGGATATTTGGCCCCTTTGCCAAATTGGGCCCACTGCGAGATACAGATAATGCGAATTTAGCTGGTTTACTGGCAGCCATTGGCTTGGTTGTTCTTCTTACCGGGGCCCTATCCCTGTATTCCAATAGCAATCCGCCGAAAGCACTTCCTAGCGTTACCGTACCCAATCCTCCGGTAGATGCTTTTAACTCTAAAGAAAGCTGGAACAATTTTGCTAGTTCTTTCTTGATTGGTGGTATTGGTGGTGCAGTGGTTGCTTACTTTTTGACTAGTAACCTGGGAATAATTCAAGGTTTATTTGGTTAATTTAGAAATTAAAAGTTAGGAGTTAGAAGTTATGAATTCAAACTCCTAACTCCTAACTGCATACAGACGCGATTAATCGCGTCTCTCCCAACTTCTAAGTTATTTAAACAAAACCGTTTCAATGTCATTTAAAGCAGTTTCAAAATCGTCATTAACGATTTGAATATCAAATTCATCTGCAGCTTGAATTTCCTCTTGGGCGCGGAGTAAACGACGAGCGATCGCTTCTTCAGAGTCTTGGGCGCGAGAGCGTATCCGTTTCTCCAATTCATCAAAAGAAGGCGGTAAAATAAAAATGCTGAGGGCACTGGGGAAGGAAGCACGAATTTGTCTTGCGCCTTCTAACTCAATTTCCAGCACTACCAACTTGCCAGATTGAATTTGGTTAAGTACAGCTTCACGGGGAGTGCCGTAATAGTTACCAGCAAATTCTGCCCATTCTAAAAACTCGCGTTCAGCCACTAATTGTTCAAATTTACTAAGGCTGACAAAGTAATAATTTTTGCCATCGATTTCTCCTGAACGGGGAGAACGAGTCGTTGCGGATACGGAAAAATAAAGTTCTGGATGACGTTGTAGCAGCGATCGCATTAAAGTGCCTTTACCAACCCCACTAGGGCCAGTCAAAACAATCAACCTGCCTAAATGTAAGCATTCTTCTGTGGTAGTACTACTCTGGATGGGTAAAACTGGCATTATCCCCTCAACCTGTGAATCAATCAATAGATATTATTCATTAGTCTTGTGTTCCCGGCCAAGTCCACTAGTGACTAAGGAATTTGTAGCATGGGTGACAGAAAACTTATCTAATTCACATCGTACTGCTGATACGGTACAAAGAGGAGTGGGAATAATCTACTGTTAATTATCTACAGTTTGATGATCGCGGGAAATTACAAAGCGATTCGCTACCGTTTCCGGCTGAATTGCTGACAGAATTACGTGGCTGGAATCAGTGATAATTACAGCCCTAGTCCGACGACCGTAAGTTGCATCAATCAGTTGACCTCTGTCCCGCGCATCGGTAATAATCCGCTTAATTGGGGCAGACTCTGGACTGACAATTGCAACTACTCGGTTAGCAGACACAATGTTACCAAAGCCGATGTTGATTAATTGAATCTCCATAAAAAACTCACGCCAAAGGCGGTTTGAGAAGCTCGAAATAAACTTATTTCTATGTTATCGCCAAAAAACGGGAGTTACAACGCTTAAATTCAAGCCAGCCTTTGTTTTTAAATAATGTCTGCTTTTTTTCGCTGTTTATTGGCTAAACTTGCTGAAAATCTTCCCAAAGGCATAGGCGCAATTACACTGATACAAGCTAGTTGGATGATGTACATTTATTTTGTTTGAAACAAGTATCTAGCTCGAAAATTCATTGAGAGCAAAATCAAATGTTTGCAGAAGTAGAGAGAAGGGAAAGGAGTAATAAAAAGCTCTTTCCCTATCTTGCAAAAGCGAGTTTTAGTGCTTTTGTTTGTATGCAATAAACTCTGCTCTCTCTGCTAAAAGGCTACAGTGTAAACACAAGAATTACCGCAGCTATATCTTTTAAATCTCGTACTGCGTTTTCATCCCGCCTCGGAATGAATTCCGAGTTTCATCGCTGAAGTCCACTCAGGGTGGACCAAATTAGGACTGACGCAAAATATCTCTCAAACTCTCATTTCTCCATGTCGTCGCCAGTTGCTTCTCCTGTGGTTGCTGCTGGGCGTAGCTTGCTTCCCCGCAGGGGTAGAAGGGCTTTTCTGCGGTAGCATTCGGCAAGCCGCTACGAGTCTACGTTATTTCGTTATCCCGTAACTTGTGCGTAAGTCCTATAAACGATCGATTCAGTCCACTTGAGTGGACTTTGGCTATCAGCTCATAACTTCAGTTCTGGGCGGGATTATTGTCCACCATTCACAGCACGCATCCGTCGGACACTTCCAGCTTGGCAATCGCGTAACCAAGTATTCACTGCTTGGGCAACAGTGCCATTACTGCTATCGCGTGGCGGGGATAATGGCTGCTGTGCTGAATTGGAACCAGTTTGAGAAAACATCGTCACTAAATGCCAACCAGTTGTAGTTTTAGTCAACAACAGCCAGTGGAATTCCTGCAATTCGATCGCTTTCTTTCCTATGTACTGCCGCTCCAAGGTAGTAAAGAAAACTTGCTCAACTCCTGATGCAGAGCTTTTAGACGCATCTGCACTATATTCTTCAAGGTTAAGTGGCAAAGGAGTAAACTCAGGTCTTCCTGCCACTAACATATAACCGTAAATATCACTACTTCTGCTGAGGCGACGGGCGCGTTGACTAGCGCGATTAGTATAACTAGGTAAATCTTGGAGTAGCTGTATAGTTAATGTTTCTAAACTTTGCTCAGAACAGAGAGACTTCGCCCCATGGTTGATATTTTCCCTTTCTGCTAGCGCCGATGAGTTAGGGGTGAGGTTTTTCGAGAACGCTGGGTAAGTAAGACTATTTGATACTAAAACCCAAAAGCCACAAGCGACAAGCCAACTATAATTTTTCTTCTTGAGCGAAGAGGCAAGATTTTTCTCCCCTACACCCTGCACTCTGTCTCCCAGTTTCTCACTGACTCTTAGCTTCATGCCACTGTGGTTAACTCCTCAGAAATCCTTTTCCAGGCTAACTCTGGCTCAGTAGCAGTAGTAATGGGACGGCCAATTACTAAATAATCTGCACCAGCTTTCATGGCTTGTGCTGGAGTGAGCGATCGCTTTTGATCTGCATTATCTGCCCAAGTTGGTCTAACGCCGGGACAAACTAGCAAAAAGCGATCTCCACAAGTCTCTCGTAGCTGTGCCACTTCTTGAGGCGAACAAACTACCCCATCCAAACCACATTCTTGAGCCAGCAGGGCCATTTCTAGAGCATATTCTGGCAATTCCAGAGGTATTTTTAAATCAAACGCCAACTGCCTAGCAGAAATGCTCGTCAGCAGGGTAATAGCAATTAACTTTGGTGGTTGTACACCTGCTTTTACAGCCCCTTCGTGTGCCGCCTCAATTGCGGCTTTCAGGGCATCTCTACCACAGGTAGCATGAATCGTCAGCAAATCCACTCCGTATCTAGCTGCACTCCGGCAAGCACCAGCAACGGTGTTGGGGATATCATCAAACTTTAAATCTAAGAAAATGCGCTTTTCCTTAGACTTTAGGACTTCCAGAATTTTGGGGCCAGTGCTGGTAAACAACTCTAAGCCGACTTTCCAAAAACCGACTTGCGGGAGTTGATCTATAAGAGCGATCGCACTTTGTTCATCTGGCACATCCAATGCCACAATAACTCGTTGTTCTGCCTGTCCACCATTCCCCATTCCCTACTCTCCATTCCCCATTTAAGGTACTAGACGCACAAACTTATTTTTCCCAACTTGTAAAACCTTACCTTGTAACTGGGCAGAATCAGCAAAAGTAGTATCAACATCGGTAATCCGATCGCCATCTATACGCACCCCACCTTCTTGAATTTTCCGCTTACCTTCCCCTGTACTTTTGCATAAGCCAGTGACATTGAGAATATAGGCTAATTTAGCGGGATGCGATATCTCAGCTAGAGAAAATTCGGGAACTGCACCTTCCTTTCCGCCGCTTTGGGCTGCTTCTTTGGCTTCTTGGGCGGCTGTTTCGCCGTGGTACTGTTTGACGACTTCCCATGCGAGGAGTGTTTGGCGATCGCGGGGATTTTCTGGCAGATTATCCAAAGGTAAATCCGTCAGCAGTTCAAAATACTGTTCCAACAGATTATCTGGAACCCCTTGCAACTTCTGATATTTTTGCCCCGGATGTTCCGACAACCCAATATAATTACCTAAAGACTTGGACATTTTTTGCACCCCATCCGTGCCAATCAAAATTGGCAGCAGCATCCCAAACTGGGGCTTTTGACCAAAATGGCGCTGCAAATCTCTGCCCACAGCGATGTTAAATTTCTGATCGGTCCCTCCTAATTCCACATCTGCTTCCACGGCAACGGAATCGAAACCTTGCATTAACGGGTATAGGAACTCATGGATAAAAATCGGATTCTCTTTTTTATAGCGATCGGCAAATCCTTCCTTAGCCAACATCTGCCCCACCGTCATCGTAGAAAGTAACTCCAAAATTTTCTCCAAGTTAAGCCCAGAGAGCCATTCGGAGTTATAGCGCACCTCTAACCTTCCTGGTGTGTCAAAATCCAAGATAGGACGTACTTGATCGAGATAAGTCTGGGCATTTTGGGCGACATCTGCTTCTGTAAGCTGGCGGCGCACCTCAGATTTACCAGTCGGATCGCCAATGCGTGCTGTAAAATCGCCAATAATTAGAACTGCTATATGGCCTGCATCTTGAAACGCTCGCAGTTTTCGTACTGGTATGCTATGACCTAAATGAATATCAGTACCAGTCGGGTCAATCCCCAACTTGATCCTCAAAGGTTTATTTGTAGTTGTCAAAAGCTTTTCTAGACTTTCACTGTTAACATCAACTGGTTGTGGAAAAACTTCTACAACACCACGACGCAGCCAAGCAAAATCTTGCGTCATACTAGAAAATCCACTGTTAGCTATGTTTTGCACACTAGAAGTTAAGTTGGTTATAAACACTTGCAATTTATCCACTTTCTCATCTGCCAAACTACTATAATTGCAAAAAATTAACCGCCTTGCTTCGTCCAATCAATTACAGTTAAATTTATAAGTGAGGAAGTGAAATCGCCGTGTCGTCTTCTAGGACTTTTGAAGATAAACAGCCACAACGTCGGGCTTCATCAGGTTTTGAGTTTTTGAAAGGAGTTGGTCAGGTAACTGGCGGCACTCTGCTCTCAATTACCATGTTGGCAAGTTCCATTGTAGCCGGAGGACTGGTTGGTTTAGCCATTAGTTTCCGTAATTTGCCAGATGTAAGACAGCTACGTAACTTCTTTCCCTCAGAAACAACTTACATCTATGACGTTAAGGGTAAACTTTTAACGAGTATCCACGGGGAAGCCAACCGGGAAGTCGTACCCCTGGATAGAATTTCTCCGAACTTAAAACGGGCGGTATTAGCAAGTGAAGATAGTCACTTCTACGATCACCACGGTATTAACCCGACTGGTGTTGGCCGGGCTATAGTAGTTAACGCTGTAGCAGGTGGAGTCAAAGAGGGTGGCTCCACTGTTACTATGCAATTGGTAAAAAACCTGTTTTTGTCTCAAAAGCGTGCCTTTACCCGCAAGTTAGCGGAGGCCGTGCTGGCAATCAGGTTAGAGCAAATTCTCACCAAAGACCAAATTTTAGAAATGTACCTCAATCAAGTTTATTGGGGTCATAACAATTATGGTGTACAAACGGCAGCCCGTAGTTACTTTAATAAGTCATCAGAATATTTAAGCTTGGGTGAGTCAGCAATGATGGCGGGTTTGATCCAAGCACCAGAAGAATTCAGCCCCTTTGTGAGCATGAAGCTGGCAAAACAGAAACAAAAAGAAGTGCTGGGGCGGATGCTGGAATTAAACTGGATCAACCAGTCTGAGTATGACGATGCCCTCAAGCAGGAAATAAAACTTGGTAGAATCAAATCTTTTCAAGGTAGTGCCCTACCTTATGTAACCAACACCGTAGCGCAGGAATTGGCTAAGAAGTTTGGGCGTGAGACACTACTCAAGGGTGGGATGCGAGTGCAAACTACAGTTGATGCCAAATTCCAAATAATGGCAGAGGAAACTGTCACTAAGTGGCATAAAAAACTTTTAGATCAGGGATTATCTAAGAACCAAATGGCTCTGGTGTCAATTGATCCGCGCACACATTTTATCAAAGCACTAGTGGGCGGTATAGATCCAAAGACCAGTGAATTCAATCGTGCAACTCAATCTCAACGCCAGCCAGGTTCTTCTTTTAAACCCTTTGTATACTATACAGCTTTCGCTACTGGTAAATATACGCCAGACTCAACAGTAGATGATTCTCCAGTCAGCTATCGCGATGGTAACGGTTGGTACTTTCCCAGAAATTATGATGGGAGTTTTAGGGGATCGATGCCGATTCGCACAGCTTTAGCCCAGTCACGTAACATTCCCGTGATCAAGATTGGCAAGGCTGTGGGGATGAATCGAGTGATCGAAACTTGTCGTACCTTGGGTATTATGAGTCCGATGGAACCTGTTACTTCCTTGCCTCTTGGTGCAATTGGCGTTACACCTCTGGAAATGGCAAGTGCTTATGCAACTTTTGCTAATTATGGTTGGCAGTCACCACCAACTGTAATTGCCCGTGTCACTGATAGTAGTGGTAACGTATTGCTAGACAACACTCCCAAACCACAGCTAGTTCTCGATCCTTGGGCATCAGCAGCAATTCTTGATGTGATGCGATCCGTAATTTCTGAAGGTACTGGTAAAGGTGCTGCTATCGGTCGTCCAGCTGCGGGTAAGACGGGAACAACATCATCCGAAAAAGATATTTGGTTTGTTGGTACTGTGCCACAGTTAACAACTGCGGTTTGGGTAGGCAGAGACGACAACAGACAACTAGCTGACCATGCAACAGGTGGTGTTATGGTCGCTCCCATCTGGAAAGATTTTATGGAGAAGGCGCTTAAGAACACACCAGTAGAAAACTTCAAGCCACCTTCCCAGTTTTCTCGCCCCAAGTCACAATAATTTTGAATTTTAGATTTTGGATTTTGAATTTTGGATTGGCAATTAATCCAAAATCTAAAATTAACTAAGCCTGTTTTTCTAGCTCGGCTTTCATCCGTTCTAAAGTCAGGTGCATTTGGTCAAACATTTGTTGCGGGGTGACACCGAATTGACCTAATTGCGTTTTCAGCTGTTCTACAGTCATTTGTGCCATAAAATCTTCTGATAGCTCGAAGCGCTTCATAAAGATGCGATACCGATCCATCATGGCTTCCATTTGCTCAATAAACAGCTTTTTGCCATCGCGGTCAAACTTGCCGTAGTTGTTACCAAGCTTGATTAGCGCTTGATAATCTTCAAAAAGTTGTTTTGCTTCTTGCTGAACTATCTCAGAATCGAAGAATCCCATATTGCTTATATTAAACTGAGCGCCCAGACTCAGTAGCTTAATAGTTTTACTTCTATTTATTATTTTAGTTTAGGTGAGTAATCTAGTGACGAAGCTTCGGTTTTAGTACGGTTTGTTACCGAAATTTCAACACTTGACTTGAGATCCTTTTCGCTGTGTAAACCGACTTAATAAAGCCGCAATACTCACAGCTTTAGCCATTGATTTAGGATTGGTGTTTTCACCTAGTTTAATTTTCAGTTCGGGAGCGTATTTTAAGGCTAGTGAATTTTGCGGGTTAAGTTTTAATGCTTGACAGATGTAAACCCTAGCCATCCCCATAAATTTCTGTTTGAGATGTACCAAACCTAATAAGGCATAATAATCGCTGTTATTTGGCTCTAACTTGATAGCATCGCGCAGTTCTTGAACGGCTATGACCCATTTTCCTAGCCTGACATACTCAATAGCTCGCTGGTAGTGACGTTGAGCGTAGTTTGTCAAAACTGGTTTAACATCAGTTAATGTCAATTCAACTGGGTTAACTTCTACTTCAGGGATTATGGCAACAGCTTTTTGTGGTAAGAAGAGGTCTGGTTTATGCAACCGTAGGTATACTAAATTCAGTATAGTAATTTGTTGCGTCACCTGATAAAACTGATCTAGTGATTTGTATTGGGCTTCTGCATAACAGGCGATCGCTTCTTCGTAAAACAATTCTGCTTCAGGTGTAGACATTTTCATAATTTCCTGAGCTATGGCACTTTGAGAAGACAAAGGCTTCTGCTCTGAAACTCTTGCATCCGATCGCAGCATAGCGATCGCAATCAAGCGCTTCTGTCGATGTTTCAGTTGTTGATAAGCTGGGTTGATTAAATGGCTAAATATTGCCGTTGCTAATTTTTGGTCTGGATTGCAGTTTTTAGCATGGCGATCGGGATGTAGCAGCTTCGCTAAAGTGTGATAGCGTTTGAAAATCTGGCGATCGTCAGCAATTACAGAAATTCCTAGCACAGCGTAAGGATCACAAAGCTTTTCAACCCATCCTGGCGGTAGTAAGGTCTGTGACATAGTAGTAATAAAGCTGTTAAAAACTTAAAATTAGCATCAAAGCTCAATGCACAGTCATGTGAAACTTACTCAAATTTCTTCAAATACTAAACTGTGTAGGAACTTTCGAAAGTCTGGAGAGCAAGCCAGGGTAGTTGACTGTTTGATTGTAGGAACTGTGGTATTGGTAGATTTATTAGAAATATGTTGACTAAGCGCAAAAGTAGAAGCGTTGCTGCTGTTTTAGCTTTTTCTGGCACGCTGACAATTTCAGGATTACATAAATTCTATCTGGGACAGCCTCTGTGGGGTGTTTTGTATGTATTACTTTCTTGGACACCTATCCCCAAGGTAGCTAGTGCTATTGAGGGAGTTTGGTATTTAGCCCAAGACGAAGAAGCTTTTGATCGTAATTTTAATCTAGGCAAGTCAGCGACAAGGAACTCACAAAAGGTAAGTAATCAGGTAGGAGCGATGGCTGACGCAATGCGAGAATTAGATGCTTTGCGTCAGGATGGACTGATTTCAGAGTATGAGTTTGAGCAAAAGCGCCGCCAATTGCTAGACCAGATTTCTTGAGGTAAGCGACAATCATGAATAACTGGCTACCTTTGAACCCCAGGTTGCAAAAACTCCGCGCCAAGCTCCTCAACGATCCCTACTATCGCCTACAATCTGGGGAAGAAATTCAGATAGCGGCCAAATTAGGTATTCGCATTGATGCTAATCAAGCCACTGTAGACGATTGGTTACGCCTACCAGGTTTGTCAATTCACCAAGCGCGATCGCTTGTAGAACTTTCCCATTCTGGTGTTAAATTTTACTGTATTGAAGACATTGCTGCGGCTTTGGCTATACCAGCGCCGCGTCTGGAGCCATTAAAGCCTCTGCTGAATTTTATTTACTATGACCACGAATCTTTAGAAAGTGCTACGCATTTAGTCAATCCGAATACAGCAACAGTCGAAAAGTTAGCACAAATTCCATTTATAGATTTATCTTTAGCCCAAGCAGTGGTTCAAAATCGGCAATCCTCCGGGCCTTACCGTAACCTAGCTGATTTCCAACGACGGCTGGATTTATCCGGTGATGCGATCGCTCAACTGATGTATTATTTAAGGTTTTAAGTTAGAAGTTATTTTAAAACTTCTAACTCTGCTAATTTTAGATTTTGAGTCGAACCTTTGGTGCGCTTACAGCGCAACTTGGATTGAAAGAAAAATCCAAAATCCAAAATCCAAAATTGATTAAATGAACCCAATGCGATCGAGAGGCCAAAAACGAAACGTTGCCCGACCAATGACATTTTCTCTGGGTAAAAAGCCCCAATAGCGAGAGTCATTACTATCATTGCGGTTATCTCCCATGACAAAAAATTCGTCTTCTGGGACTTTCACTGCTTGATATGGCTGATTTGGTGGTTCAGCGATGTAGTCTTCTGTTAAGGGTTGACCGTTGAGATAGACTTTACCAGAATCAACACTAATTACCTCACCAGGCTGGCCAATAACCCGCTTGATGAAAGCTTGGTCTTTAGGATATCCCCGACGTTGTAGTTCTGCGGGTGGCTGAAAAACAATAATATCCCCAGTTATGGGAGGGTGAAAATGGTAGGATATTTTTTCAACTACCAAGCGATCGCCAGTATGTAAGGTTGGCAGCATCGAATCCGAAGGGATATAGCGGGGTTCGGCGATAAAAGTTCTGATCAAAAATGCTAAACATAATGCGATCGCAATTAAAATCAGATTTTCTTGCCAACTACGCAATACTTTTGACGACGCACGTTCTTCTTTTGCATCACTTTCGTGAGGAATCATAAAAATTTGTAGCCAGTTTCAGAAGTGGGACAAATACCTTGATTATTTTGACTCAAAAGGTATACTAATAAACAATCTAAGTTATGCATAAATCTATACTTATATTAAATGATACAGTTATTAATCTACCGAACATAAGTAAAAATGCTGTAATAAACGATCGCCCCTTTAAGGCAATATAAGCTAATGATTAAGATTCCTCGATAATCTAAGAATTCTAATTCTAATTGCTGCAATTATAAGGCAAGTTATTAGATAACTTTCAGTTTTGCTTCCTTGTGCTAAAAAAGCTAGTTACCAATTGATAGAGCTATACAGCCAGTCGGTTTTTTATTTGAGCAGAAAATTGGTCGTTAAATAGCAAAACAGCTTTCGACATATCTGACAGTATGCGCTTCACTTCAGTGAAAAAAGGCCGAAGGTCAGTCTTAGTAAAGGTTGAGTTGAAATAAAATATATTTTGATATGTATTATTAAGTGATATTACATAAAATAGACTGCTATTAAAATGTAACTTTAAACACAAAATGGCAACCGAAATAAATGATGCCAGTAAAAAATATTACATTTCAATGTAGAATTAAATAGTTTAATAGCATAGATGTCATATAGCACAGATATTTGATTTTTTAAAAAGCTCAGTACAACTGACAAATTTTTCTTTCCTATTGACCATTGCCTATCTATGCAGGTAAATATGGCTAGGCAACGCTGCGCGAACAGAAATCGAAGCAAATTCCTAATATTATGATGATTTTAACAACTTAGTCTATGTATATGCAATTTTTTCCGTAATTCCACGGTGACAGTACATATTAAAGTGTACTATTAATAAGATATAAATCTCCATCGTTATCGAGAAAAAAATTAAGCGACAAAAGTAACTAGCAATTTAGTTTAAAGTATCAGCATTAAAAATATAATTAAACTGCCGATAAAAATATTTTTGCTAGATTGATCAAAAGTATCTAGATTAACGAATAAGTGCCCCTTGGCAATGAGAAACTATATTGAATCAATTTTCGTCTGAGCTATTTCATAGAAAGTACAAGGTAATATTCTGTCAGTTGAAAATTTAACTTTTTCTTAAAAAGGAAGCAATAGCAGCAGGCAGTAGAATATATCTTATCAAGAATAGACCTAACAGTTTACTAGACTCTTTTTTGAAAGATACCCCGCCCCTTGTAAGTAGTTTTGTATGTTAATCAAATAATTCACTAAGTTGTATAGTTTACAACTATACTGTCAGAATGTCTGAAGATTACAACTTCAGCTCGCAAAACTGCAAACTGCATACGTGACAGTCTAGCTCATCTTATTTGTAAAGCTATAAAACTTGAAATGATAATACTGCCTTCGCTGTGAAGCGAAAGACAGAAACTAATTCAGGACTCCTATTAAGAGGATTTTAGGGTGTGGCTAATTATCTAATTGTACTCTTTCTTAGAGCTAGAGGTAAGAATGTGGAAATGCAGACCTTGCCTTTTATGAATGGGTTGGCATTAAACAGTACCAAGTATTGTGTAAGTACTCATTCAAATCTTAAGTATGTAGGTTCAGTTAAAGCCGTATAGTCTATTGTGAACCTCCGTTAGCCCCAATTCCAATTTTCAAAATTACCAGAAAGTAACTGGTATTTAAGATATCTAAAAAAATGTGCTATAACGTACCGTCATAACTGTGGCTGATGGTTCGATCTTTGAAGGAGCTATGAGGTGGAAAACAATAAGTCGTTTCTGTGGCCAGAAGGAATATTAATTGCACTGCTTGCTTTAGGTGGTGTTTTTAGCCTTGCTTTCATGATGCTTCTCAGACCAAATACCTCAGAGGCTCAGAGTAGACAAAATATAGATGTCAAGGATGTGGCTGCAAATGTAGGAACTCAGCAGCGGATTGAGAAATTAAAGGCGGCGATGTTTACAAGTTGGCAGCAAGAAGCACAAACAAAAGGGCTATCCTACGCTGTGCCATCACGTTTTCAAGGGGCAATAATTGAAGAGGCAAAACTAACTCAGGGTGAAAAAGTGATTGCTCTCACCTTTGATGATGGTCCTTGGCCTGACACTACAGAGCAAGTGCTAGATATTCTGAAATCAAATAATATCAAAGGAACGTTTTTTGTTGTTGGGCAAAACCTAAAAAATTATCCAGAAATAGGAAAGAAAATTGTAACTGAAGGTCATGTCATTGCTAACCATACTTGGCATCACTGGTATCACTTTTTTAATCAACAAGCAGCAGCTTTTGAAATTGATCGCACAACAGACCTAATCTATCAAATCACAGGCGCTAAAACAAATCTCTTCCGACCACCTGGTGGTAATCTGCACAATGGATTGTCTGCTTATGCTAAAGGACAGAAGTATGCTGTAATCATGTGGTCGGCTGACTCAACAGACTACAAATTACCGACTGTACCAAAGTTGATAAATAACGTAATTAAAGATTCAAAACCTGGTGGTATTGTGCTGATGCATGATGGTGGTGGGAACCGTTCTCGAACTGTACAAGCTTTACCAGAAATTATTAGCAACTTTAGAAAGCAAGGCTATCGCTTTGTGACTATTCCAGAACTTTTAGAAATAGAAGATAAAGGTCAAAAGTTGCTTGCTAATAAAAAGCAATAATTA
The Nostoc punctiforme PCC 73102 genome window above contains:
- a CDS encoding J domain-containing protein; its protein translation is MSQTLLPPGWVEKLCDPYAVLGISVIADDRQIFKRYHTLAKLLHPDRHAKNCNPDQKLATAIFSHLINPAYQQLKHRQKRLIAIAMLRSDARVSEQKPLSSQSAIAQEIMKMSTPEAELFYEEAIACYAEAQYKSLDQFYQVTQQITILNLVYLRLHKPDLFLPQKAVAIIPEVEVNPVELTLTDVKPVLTNYAQRHYQRAIEYVRLGKWVIAVQELRDAIKLEPNNSDYYALLGLVHLKQKFMGMARVYICQALKLNPQNSLALKYAPELKIKLGENTNPKSMAKAVSIAALLSRFTQRKGSQVKC
- a CDS encoding photosystem I reaction center protein subunit XI translates to MAQAVDASKNLPSDPRNREVVFPAFRDPQLGNLETPVNASPLSKWFINNLPAYRPGLSPARRGLEVGMAHGYWIFGPFAKLGPLRDTDNANLAGLLAAIGLVVLLTGALSLYSNSNPPKALPSVTVPNPPVDAFNSKESWNNFASSFLIGGIGGAVVAYFLTSNLGIIQGLFG
- a CDS encoding NINE protein encodes the protein MLTKRKSRSVAAVLAFSGTLTISGLHKFYLGQPLWGVLYVLLSWTPIPKVASAIEGVWYLAQDEEAFDRNFNLGKSATRNSQKVSNQVGAMADAMRELDALRQDGLISEYEFEQKRRQLLDQIS
- the gmk gene encoding guanylate kinase — protein: MPVLPIQSSTTTEECLHLGRLIVLTGPSGVGKGTLMRSLLQRHPELYFSVSATTRSPRSGEIDGKNYYFVSLSKFEQLVAEREFLEWAEFAGNYYGTPREAVLNQIQSGKLVVLEIELEGARQIRASFPSALSIFILPPSFDELEKRIRSRAQDSEEAIARRLLRAQEEIQAADEFDIQIVNDDFETALNDIETVLFK
- a CDS encoding transglycosylase domain-containing protein; protein product: MSSSRTFEDKQPQRRASSGFEFLKGVGQVTGGTLLSITMLASSIVAGGLVGLAISFRNLPDVRQLRNFFPSETTYIYDVKGKLLTSIHGEANREVVPLDRISPNLKRAVLASEDSHFYDHHGINPTGVGRAIVVNAVAGGVKEGGSTVTMQLVKNLFLSQKRAFTRKLAEAVLAIRLEQILTKDQILEMYLNQVYWGHNNYGVQTAARSYFNKSSEYLSLGESAMMAGLIQAPEEFSPFVSMKLAKQKQKEVLGRMLELNWINQSEYDDALKQEIKLGRIKSFQGSALPYVTNTVAQELAKKFGRETLLKGGMRVQTTVDAKFQIMAEETVTKWHKKLLDQGLSKNQMALVSIDPRTHFIKALVGGIDPKTSEFNRATQSQRQPGSSFKPFVYYTAFATGKYTPDSTVDDSPVSYRDGNGWYFPRNYDGSFRGSMPIRTALAQSRNIPVIKIGKAVGMNRVIETCRTLGIMSPMEPVTSLPLGAIGVTPLEMASAYATFANYGWQSPPTVIARVTDSSGNVLLDNTPKPQLVLDPWASAAILDVMRSVISEGTGKGAAIGRPAAGKTGTTSSEKDIWFVGTVPQLTTAVWVGRDDNRQLADHATGGVMVAPIWKDFMEKALKNTPVENFKPPSQFSRPKSQ
- the pyrF gene encoding orotidine-5'-phosphate decarboxylase, which produces MGNGGQAEQRVIVALDVPDEQSAIALIDQLPQVGFWKVGLELFTSTGPKILEVLKSKEKRIFLDLKFDDIPNTVAGACRSAARYGVDLLTIHATCGRDALKAAIEAAHEGAVKAGVQPPKLIAITLLTSISARQLAFDLKIPLELPEYALEMALLAQECGLDGVVCSPQEVAQLRETCGDRFLLVCPGVRPTWADNADQKRSLTPAQAMKAGADYLVIGRPITTATEPELAWKRISEELTTVA
- the tyrS gene encoding tyrosine--tRNA ligase, whose amino-acid sequence is MTQDFAWLRRGVVEVFPQPVDVNSESLEKLLTTTNKPLRIKLGIDPTGTDIHLGHSIPVRKLRAFQDAGHIAVLIIGDFTARIGDPTGKSEVRRQLTEADVAQNAQTYLDQVRPILDFDTPGRLEVRYNSEWLSGLNLEKILELLSTMTVGQMLAKEGFADRYKKENPIFIHEFLYPLMQGFDSVAVEADVELGGTDQKFNIAVGRDLQRHFGQKPQFGMLLPILIGTDGVQKMSKSLGNYIGLSEHPGQKYQKLQGVPDNLLEQYFELLTDLPLDNLPENPRDRQTLLAWEVVKQYHGETAAQEAKEAAQSGGKEGAVPEFSLAEISHPAKLAYILNVTGLCKSTGEGKRKIQEGGVRIDGDRITDVDTTFADSAQLQGKVLQVGKNKFVRLVP
- a CDS encoding DUF1825 family protein; this translates as MGFFDSEIVQQEAKQLFEDYQALIKLGNNYGKFDRDGKKLFIEQMEAMMDRYRIFMKRFELSEDFMAQMTVEQLKTQLGQFGVTPQQMFDQMHLTLERMKAELEKQA
- the remA gene encoding extracellular matrix/biofilm regulator RemA; protein product: MEIQLINIGFGNIVSANRVVAIVSPESAPIKRIITDARDRGQLIDATYGRRTRAVIITDSSHVILSAIQPETVANRFVISRDHQTVDN